DNA sequence from the Agromyces aureus genome:
GCCGTGATGTGCAGGCGCCTGGCGCCCGGTCCGACCACGATGAGCTGCGAGATGCCGAGCCGCACCGCGAGCAGGCCGATGCGGTCGTGCTCCTCGCCCGAGAACTCCCCGAGTTCGCTCATCTCGCCGAGGACGGCGATGGTCCGGGTGCCCGGGGCCTTGACCTGGGCGAGCGTCTTGATCGCCGCGCTCATGGAGTCGGGGCTGGCGTTGTACGCGTCGTTGATGACCGTGACGTCGTCGCGCCCGCCCATGACCTGCATGCGCCAGCGCTCGGCCAGCGTGACCTGCTCGAGCGCCGCGACGACGTCGGCCAGCGCCACGCCCAGTTCGACGGATGCCGCGACGGCCGCCAGTGCATTCATCACGTGATGCTCGCCGAGCACGCCGAAGTGCACGCGGGCGGATTCGCCGCCGGGCACGTGCACGGTGAACTCGGTGCCGCGGGCGTGCACGACGAGGTCGTCGGCGCGCACGTCGGCGGCGGAGCCGAGTCCGAAGGTGACGACCCTGGCCTCGGTGAGACCGGCCATCGGCGCCACCCGCGGGTCGTCGAGGTTGAGCACCGCGACATCCGTGGGCAGCAGGTCGGTGACCATCTCGGACTTCGCGCGAACGGTCTGCTCGATGCCGCCGAACTCGCCGGCGTGCGCGAGGCCGACCTTCAGCACGATGCCAATGTCGGGACGGGCCATGCGCACGAGGCGCGCGATCTCGCCGACGCCCGAGGCACCCATCTCGGCCACGAGGAACTTCGTGTCGTGCGCGAGCGCGAGCATCGTGATCGGGCCGCCGACCTCGTTGTTGTACGACGCCCGGGCAGCCACCGTCGGCCCGACGTGCTCGAGCACCGCGCGCAGCAGGTTCTTCGTCGTCGTCTTGCCGTTCGAGCCCGTGACGCCGACGATCTTCAGGTCGCCGTGGGCGCGCACGCGCGCGACGACGTCGGTCGCGAGCGCACCGAGCGCGACGACCGAGTCCTCGACGACGATCTGCGGAACCTCGAGGTCGAGTTCGTGCTCGACGACGAGCAGCGCCGCGCCCTGGTCGGCGGCAGCGGGTGCGAAGCGGTGGCCGTCGTCGAACTCGCCGCGCTTGGCGAAGAACACGTCGCCGGGGGCGATCTCACGGGAGTCGGTGGTGACGGTGCCGTCGACGAGCGTCGCGGACGTCGCATCCGTCGAACGCAGGCGGAGCGACCCGCCGACGGCCGCGGCGATCTCGTCGAGACTGAGGGCGATCATGCGAGCCACCCGGCTTCGCGGAGCGCGGCGCGCGCATCGTCTCGTGCTGAGTAGGGGATCTTGACGCCTTTCACTTCGTGATAGTCCTCGTGACCCGGGCCGGCGTAGAGGATCGAGTCGCCGTCGCCGGCGAGGGCGAGCGCAGCGCGGAACGCGGCACGCGGGTCGGCGATCTCGTGGAGCTCGCGGTCTGGCACCGCGGCTCTGGCGCCCTCGATGAGGGCCGCGCGGATCTCCGCGGGGTCCTCCCATCGGGGGTGGAAGTCGGTGATGACGACGACATCGGCGCCGCGCGCGGCGATCGCGCCCATGTCGGCGCGCTTCGTCGTGTCGCGGTCACCGTCGGCGCCGAAGACCATGATCACGCGCCCGGTGGTCGTTCGACGGATCGCGTCGAGCGTCTGCAGGAAGGCGTCGGGGCTGTGACCGTAGTCGATGTAGACGGTCGGTCCGCGCTCGCCCGAGATGCGCTCGGCGCGGCCCGGGATGTACGCGTCGATGCCGTCGGCGCCGAGGCTCGCCCCGATGCGCTCGAGGTCGTAGCCCGCCTCGACGAGCATGACGATCGCGAGCGCCGCGTTCGCGGCCATGTACCAGCCGAGCAGCGGCACCCGGGTCGCGAGGCTCCGGCCGTCGGGGCCGTCGAGACGGAACGCCGTGTACGTCGGCTGCTCCTCGGTCACCGTCAGGCGCCAGTCGGCCGCGACGTCGGGCTTCGTCGTGAGCGTGGTGACCGGGATGCGCGAGTCCTCGACGAGACGTCGTCCCCACTCCGAGTCGACCGTGACCACGCCGCGGCGTGCGCGCTCGGGCTGGAACAGGTCGCGCTTCGCCTCGTAGTAGACGTCCATCGACGCGTAGTCGTCGAGGTGGTCGTGGGTGAGGTTGGTGAACCCCGCGACGTCGAACACGAGTCCGTCGACGCGGTGGCGCGAGAGCGCCTGCGCCGAGACCTCGACGCCGACCGCGCGCACGTCGACCTCGCGCATGCGGGCGAGCAGGGCGTGGAGCTCGCTCGCCTCGGGGGTGGTGAGCGAGCTCGTGACGGCCTCGTCGCCGATGCGTCGCTCGGCCGTGGAGGTGAGTCCTGCGACGACGCCGAGCTGGCGCAGGATGCCGAAGAGCAGGTACACGACGCTCGTCTTGCCGTTCGTGCCCGTGACCGCGAACAGCGTCGCCGGGTTCTCGTCGGTGCGGTGGATCCACGCCGCGACATCGCCGAGCGTGGCGCGCGCGTCGTCGGCGACGAGCACGGGCAGGCCCGAGTCGGCGGCGAGGAGCGCGCCCGCGGCATCCGTCAGCACGGCGACCGCACCGGCGTCGCGAGCCGCGGCGGCGTACTGCGCGCCGTGCGCGTTGCGGCCGGGGACGCCCACGTAGAGATCGCCGGTGCGCACGGTGTTCGACGACAGCACGACGCCCGTGACCTCGAGGTCGCCCAGGTCGCCGCGCACTTCGAGCGCGAACGTCTCGGCCAGTCCGCGAAGCGATCGGGGGGCGGGGTGCTGAGGCCGGAGGGCCGTGGGAGGCGATCCGGTCACGAACCCAACTTTCTCACCAGGTTTCTGGCAGGTCAGGCGCCGCGGCGCCGGATGGAATCGTCCGATACTTCTTCAGCACCTGGCTCATGACCTGTTGGAACACGGGAGCGGATGCGGCGGACGAATTCATCTTAACGGCATTCATGATGCTGACCGAAACGACGAACTCGGGGTCGTCGGCCGGCGCGAAGCCCGAGACCGAGACCAGGTACTCCTTGCGGTACCCGCCGTTGCCGTCGGGCACCTGTGCGGTGCCGGTCTTCGCGGCGACGCGATAGCCGGGAATGTTCCAGTCCTTGGCGAGCCAGCCCTTCGTGTACACGTTCTCGAGCATCTCGCTCGTCTCACGCGCGGCCTGTTCGCTGATCACCTGCGTGCCCGTGACCTCGGGCGAGGTGGTCTTCCCGTCGGCGCCGGTGCAGCCCTCGACGAGTTGCACGGGCATGCGCACGCCCCCGTTCGCGATGGTCTGGTAGGCGCTCGCGATCTGCACCGCGGTCGTGGTGAGGCCCTGTCCGAACATCGTCGCGTAGCGGGTCTGGTCGTCCCAGTCGGCCGGGTCCCCGTGCAGGTCGCCGGAGGCCTCGGCCGGGAAGCCGACCTCGCTCACGCGGCCGAAGCCGAACTTCTGCATGTACTCGAACCGCTGCTGGTCGGTCAGCATCTCGCCGAACTTCGACATGCCCGTGTTCGACGAGTCGATGAGCACCCCGGTCAGGGTGTACCGCGTGTCGTCGTGGTAGAAGCTGTCGTTGACGTCGGCCCCGCCGACCTTGTAGCGGTACCCGGCGACGATCTGACTGAGCGGGTTCGCCTTGCCCGCGTCCTCGACGGATGCGGCGGTCACGGCCTTGAACGTCGACCCGGGCTCGAACGGCGCCGTGAACGTGCGCGAGCCTCGATCGCCCGAGTCCGTCGCAGCGGGGTCGTTCGGGTCGACGGTGGGCACGTCGGCGACGGCGAGCAGCTTGCCGGTCTTGGCCTCCATGACCGTGACGGTCGCCCATTCCGCACCGACCGCGAGTCGCTGCGCCTCGGCGATGCGCTGCACCTCCCACTGCAGGTCGGAGTCGATGGTCAACTGCAGCTTGCCGCCGTTCCTCGCCTGCTTGTGCACGACCTCGGTGCCGGGGATCTCGACCCAGTCCTGCAGGCTCGGGATGTACGTGACCTCCCCGTCCTCGCTCGCGAGGCAGGCATCCTGACCCAGCTCGAGGCCGGCCTGCGCCGCGCCGTCCTCGCCGACCCAGCCGAGCAGGTTGCCGCCGACCGCGCCGTTCGGGTAGCTGCGGCTCGGGTGCGGGTACTGCACGACCCACGGGATGTCGAGGGCCCGGATCTTCTCGTAGGTGTCGACATCGACGAGCTTCGCGACGTACGCGAAATCGGAGTCGGGATCGTCGGCGAGCTCGGCCGCGACGATGCCGAGGACCTGGTCGCCGGTGAGCCCGACGATCGCGCCGAGCTCGGCCGCGGTCTGCTCGAGCGGAACCTTGACCCTGACCGTCTTCCCTGGATCGCCGGGGTCGGGTTGCTCGCGCTCGATCGGCCCCTTCTTCGCGTTCTTCGGCGAGAGGGCGACGTCGTAGCGCATGACGCTGTCGGCGAGCACGATGCCGTTTCGGTCGACGATCTCGCCGCGCGTGCCGTACACCGGAATCGGATCGGTCGAGCGCACCTCGTCGGCCTGCTCGTTGAGCGCCGCGGCGCGCACGACCTGGATGTCGACGAGGCGCACCACGAAGAGCGCGACGAGCACGACGAGCACGACTCCTGCCGCGAGGATCCTCCGCATCGGGTGACGGCTGATGCGGTTCACCTGGATCCTCCTCTGGCGGCTCTGCAGGTCAATGGGTGGTGGGCGTCGGCAGCGAACCGCTGACGGGCGGCGGCGCCGGTGCGGCCGGTACGGCCGGATCTGCAGCCGCTCCTCCGAGGCCGGCCCCCTGACCGCCCACAGGTGCAGTCTGCCCCGAGGGCTGCTCGGTCACGAGCGGCACGCCGCCGATCAGCACATTCGGAACCAGGGCAGCGGATGCCGCGGCTCCCCCGCTCGCGGCGGTCGGCTGCCCGAGCACCGCGCCGTCGCTGAGCCGCAGGAACACGGGGTTCGTGTTGGGAACCATGCCGAGCGCCTCGGCGTTCTTCGCGAGGTACTGCGGGGACTGCACCCGGTCGAGGTCCTCGGAGAGGGTCTGCTGCTGCCGGGAGAGCTTGGCCTGGCTGAGTTCGTAGCCGTCGATCTCGTAGGCGCCCTGCGTGACGGCGATCGACAGCATGAGCTGTGCGATCGCGATCGCCACGACGCCGCTGACGGCGATGACCGCGTACGCGAGGCGGGGCTTCGACCGCGCGGCGCGGTCGGGCGCCGGGCGGAGGATCTCGGGGATCCACGCGCGACGACGGATCTGTGCGGGTGCGAGTGCGCTCTGCGCGGGAAGTGCGCTCATGTCGCCCTCCTCACGCGTTCGGCGGCGCGCAGCCGCACGGGCTTCGCCCGCGGGTTCTCGACCTGTTCGGCCTCGCTCGCGAGTTCGGCGCCGCGCACGAGCAGCTTGAACTGCGGGCGGTGCTCGGGCAGTTCCATCGGCAGGTCGGCCGGAGCCGACGACGTGGAGGCGGCCTGCAGCACGCGCTTGACGATGCGGTCCTCGAGTGACTGGTAGGCGAGCACGACGATGCGGCCGCCGACGTTCAGCCCCTCGAGGGCGGCGGGCATCGCCCGCTGGAGCACCGAGAGCTCCTCGTTGACCTCGATGCGCAGCGCCTGGAAGACGCGCTTGGCCGGGTGACCCTGCCGCTGCACGGCAACCGGGGTCGCGTCGTGGATGATCGACACGAGTTCGGCCGATCGCAGGATCGGCTGGGTCTCGCGAGCCTTCACGATCGCCTTCGCGTATCGCGCCGAGAGCTTCTCCTCGCCGAAGTCCTGGAAGATGTGCCTCAGCTCGGACTCGCTGTACGTCGCGATGATGTCGGCCGCGGTGCGCCCGGTCGTGCCGTCCATGCGCATGTCGAGGGGCGCGTCCTTGGAATACGCGAATCCGCGCTCGGCGCGGTCGAGCTGCAGCGACGAGACGCCGAGGTCGAAGAGCACCGCGTCGACCTCGTCGTATCCCTCGGAGCCGATCGCCTCGAGGATGCCGTCGTAGACCGTGTGCACGAAGCGGGCGCGGTCGCCGAAGCGCGCGAGCCGCTCGCGGGCGATCCCGAGCGCATCGGTGTCGCGGTCGAGTCCGATGACCGTCAGCGACGGGAACCGCTCGAGCATCGCCGCCGTGTGGCCGCCCATGCCCAGCGTGGCGTCGACGACGACCGCGCCGTCGCGCCGCAGCGCGGGTTCGAGGAGTTCGAGCGTGCGCTCGAGCATGACCGGTGTGTGGATGCGTTCGATGTCCATGATGCCTCCGGGATCGTGTCCGACGGATTCCGATGCCCATCCGTTCGTCCTGTTGCGGGGAAGTGCAGCAGGCGCGTACGGCTGGGAGTCGCAACCCGTCGAGCTAGAAGAGCCCCGGGATCACCTCCTCCGCCGTCTCTGCGAAGGCCGCCTCCTGTTCGGCGAGGTAGGTCTGCCAGGCCGTGGCATCCCAGATCTCGACCCTGCTGCCGGCACCGATGACCGTGAGGTCTCGACCGAGCCCCGCATAGCTGCGGAGCGTTGCAGGGACCGTGATCCGGTGCTGCTTGTCGGGCGTCTCCGCGGAGGCCCCCGAGAGGAAGACGCGCATGTAGTCGCGCGCCTGCTTGCTCGTCACCGGGGCTTGGCGGATCTTCTCGTTCATCTGCTCGAACTCCCTGGCGCTGAACACGTAGATGCAGCGTTCCTGCCCGCGCGTGAGCACGAGACCGGTCGACAGTTCGTCCCGGAATTTGGCCGGAAGAATGACGCGGCCCTTCTCATCGAGCTTGGGCTCGTAGGTCCCGAGGAACACCGCACCACCCCCTTTCCTCCGACCAGGATCCAGGTGCCCCCACTTTACTCCACTCTCATCCCCGAAACAACGACATGCGGCCGATCGGTATGGAACAGCAGCAGAACTGCCCTGGAAAGACGGGCATTCACGGCGTGGAGGGGTGTGGAGGGATTCGAGCGCAACGGGGAGCAACGACGGCATTCCGATCGTCGGATGCCGCGTGCGCGCGCCGAGGCGGCCGCACCGTCCTCGCCATCGAGGTCTCGGATCAGCCGCAGAACCGCCGACTCGACGTGCCGGGAGCCCGGAAACGACGAAACGGGCCGATCCGGAGGATCGACCCGTTCAACGGTGGAGGGTGGTGGAGGGCCTAGTCGCCGCGCTCCTGGCGACGGTCCCAACGCTCGTTGAGGCGGTCCATGAAGCCGGCGGACTGCTGGCCCTGCGTCTTGCCGGTCGACGGCGCACCCTCTTCGGGAGCCGGAGCGGACGCACCTCGTTTGCCCGGCGTGATCGCGACGAGCACGCCCGCGAACATCATGGCGAAGCCGAGGATGCCGACGATGAGCATCTGCAGCGCCACTCCCGCGATGAGGGCGCCGGCGCCGATCACGGCGAGCAGAACACCGAGCACGATCGCCCGGTAGTTCGGGCGTCGCCCATGACCACCTCCGACCGCATGCACGAAGTCCGCATCATTGCGGTAGAGGTTCCGCTCCATCTCCTCGAGAAGACGTTGCTCCTGCTCTGAAAGCGGCATCTCTTTCCCCTCAGGCTCGGGACCGACGCATCCGTGCCCATTCTAGCGCCGCCCGGCCTCGCTAGGCTAGGCGAGTGGCTCAAGGTTCTCGACTGGTCGATCTGGTTCAAACGCGCATCGATGGGTTCCTCGATGACCGCAGCACCATTCTCCGCTCGATCGCACCCGAGCTGGAGCCGCTCGACGACTTCTCAAGGCGCTTTCTCAGCGGAGGCAAGCGCTTCCGGGCCCTGTTCTGCTATTGGGGCTGGGAGTCCGTCGGCGGAAGCGGATTCGACCCGTTCGGCGACGACGCCGAGCGCGACACCTTCCCGATCGTGTCGGCGGCCTCGGCGCTCGAGGTCTTCCACGCCGCGGCGCTCGTGCACGACGACATCATCGACAACTCCGACACGCGTCGTGGGGCACCGGCCGCGCACCGCCTGTTCGAGCGGATGCACGCCGATGCGGGCTGGCTGCGCAGCAGCGACGAGTTCGGCCGGGCGTCGGCGATCCTGCTCGGCGACCTCCTCCTCGGCTGGAGCGACGAACTGCTCGACGAAGGGCTCGACACTCTGAGCGACCGGGCCGCCGCTCGCGCGGCGCGTGCCGAGTTCATGCGCATGCGCACCGAGGTGACGGCCGGCCAGTATCTCGACATCCTGGCCGAGCAGTCGTGGCGCACGAAGCCCGATGACGAGCAGCGGCAGATCGCCGAGCGCGTGATCACGTACAAGGCCGCGAAGTACTCCGTCGAGTCGCCGCTCGCCCTCGGCGGGCTCATCGCCGGCGGCACACCGGCGCAGATCCGGTCCCTCCGCGACTTCGGGCTCCCGCTCGGCATGGCGTACCAGCTGCGCGACGATCTCCTCGGCGTCTACGGAGACCCGGCCGTCACGGGCAAGCCGAGCGGCGACGACCTGCGCGAGGGCAAGCGCACCATGCTCGTCGCGATCGCCAGGGAACGCCTGGCGGCCGGCCCCCGCAACCTGCTCGACGAGTTGCTCGGCGACCCCGAGCTCACCGACGAGCAGATCCGGATGCTGCAGCGGACCATCGGCGACTCGGGCGCCGTCGACGAGGTCGAGACGATCATCGCGGCCGAGGTCGGGCGTGCGCTCGCCGCCCTCGCCGACGCGCCGCTGAGCTCGCCTGCACGCTCCGAACTCGCCGCGCTCGCGACGACGGTCAGCCGCCGCAGCAGCTGATCGCATTCGGGCGGGGCCGGCCGGAGGCCGCGTCCCGGCCGTCGATCAGGTGGCGGTCGATCAGGCCAGCGCCTGCGCGACGCGCCTGACCTCGGCCTTGCGACCGGCCAGCAGGGCCGTGATCGGGCTGACGCCGAGACTCTCGTCTTCGTTCAGGAGCCACTCCAGCGCCTCGGCGTCGCTGAACCCGCCATCGCCGAGCACCACGATCGTGCCGTGCAGCTCGGGCAACGGGTGGCCGTCGCGGATGAAGACCGCGGGCACCTTGAGCACGCCGTCGAAGCGGGCGGCGAGCAGATGACGATCGTCGATCAGGCGACGCACCCGGCTGGGGGTCGAGCCGAAGAGCTCGACGAGGTCGGGAACGGTCAGCCATTCGGTCGCGGTCGAATCGGGCGCAGTCGCATCGGTCACGCCTCCAGCCTAGCCAGCGCGCGGTCTCGGAAGGTACCCGTCCGAGCTTGCGGAGCACCGCGCGGAGGCACCCGCCGACGTCGCATCGGGCCACTCCCGGTGACACGCGCGCATGTCGTTGACTCCTCCGGTCCGCTGTGGAACGGTGACGCACAGAACCGATGGGGGTCGGTCGAGGGGGCAGCATGACGAACGGCGAGACGCCGGCCGAGACGTCGGCACCGACGACCAGGCGCGAACTCGCGCGCGAACGGCGGCCACGCGGCATCCGTCGCCTGCTGACCCTGCCGATCGCGATCGTGGGCACGCTCGCCGTGACCCTCGGCGTCGTGCAGCCGGCCGTGGCGGCCCCGCACACCGCGAAGCGGCTCGCGAAGGCCAAGGCTGCGAACACCGAGGTGCGCCGCACGGCGGCGGTCGCGGCGGTCGCCCCGCCGGCAGAGGTCGTCGTCGCCGAGGGCGACACCGTGAGCGGGATCGCCGAACGCTACGGACTCGCGACGGCCGAGGTGCTCGCCGCGAACGGACTCGGATGGTCGAGTCTCATCTTCCCGGGCCAACGGCTGGCGCTGCCTGGCGGCTCGGTGCCCGTCGCGCCTCCACCCACGGCGGCCACCGACATCCGTCGCCACACCGTCGTCGCGGGCGACACCGTGAGCGGGATCGCCGAGCAGTACGGCCTTCGGGCGAGCGATGTGCTGAGCGCCAACGGCCTGAGCGCGTCGAGCCTGATCTTCCCCGGCGAGTCGATCGTGCTGCCAGGTACCGGTGGAGCGCCGGATGCCGCGGCGACCGCCGCTCCCCCGGCCGTGCCGCCGCCGGCCGCGCCCGAGCCCGCCGCCGCCGAAGCCGTGACCGCGGAACCCGTCGCACAGGTGGAGCCCGCCGCGCCGGCGGAACCCGCAGCGCCCGAGCCCGACCGCCCGGCAACGCTCACCGACGAGATGCGCGCCAACGCGCAGCTCGTCATCGATGTCGGCCGGTCGATCGGAGTGTCCGATGCGGGCATCGTGGTGGCGCTCGTCGCCGCGGCGCAGGAGTCCGGGCTCCGCGACCTCGACACCGGCGACCGCGACTCGCTCGGGCTCTTCCAGCAGCGGCCGAGTCAGGGCTGGGGAACGGTGGAGGAGGTCTCCGACCCCGCGCACGCGGCGCGCTCGTTCTACGGGGGGCCCGGCGGGCCCAACGCGGGCCGTGCACCGGGCCTGCTCGACGTCGACGGCTGGGAGTCCATGCCGGTCTCGGCCGCGGCGCAGGCCGTGCAGCACTCCGCGCACCCCGATCACTACGCGAAGTGGGAGACGGCGGCACGGGTCTGGATCGCAGAACTCGGCTGACCCGCGACCACCGGTCGCATCACGAAGCGATTCCGATCCCAGCGTGCACGGTGTGTAGTCGGCCATCGGCATGAACGACTTCGTACACTTCTCTGGTGACCACTGCGCCCGTCGACCCGATGATCGGCCGTCTCATCGACGGCCGGTACCAGGTGCGCTCGCGGATCGCGCGCGGCGGCATGGCCACGGTGTACCTCGCGACCGACCTGCGCCTCGAGCGCCGGGTCGCGATCAAGATCATGCACGGGCACCTCGCCGACGACAACACGTTCAAGACCCGCTTCGTGCAGGAGGCCCGCTCGGCCGCACGCCTGGCGCACCCGAACGTCGTGAACGTCTTCGACCAGGGCCAGGACTCCGACATGGCGTACCTCGTCATGGAATACCTGCCGGGCATCACCCTGCGCGACCTCCTCAAGGACTACAAGCGCCTCACGCCGGAGCAGACCGTCGATATCCTCGACGCCGTGCTCGCCGGCCTCGCGGCCGCGCACAAGGCCGGCATCGTTCACCGCGACCTCAAGCCCGAGAACGTGCTGCTCGCCGACGACGGCCGCATCAAGCTCGGCGACTTCGGCCTCGCGCGCGCAGCCAGCGCGAACACCGCGACCGGGCAGGCGCTGCTCGGCACGATCGCCTACCTCTCCCCCGAGCTCGTGACCCGCGGCATCGCCGATGCCCGCAGCGACATCTACGCCGTCGGCATCATGGTCTACGAGATGCTCACGGGCGAGCAGCCCTACGTCGGCGAGGCACCGATGGCGATCGCGTACCAGCACGCGAACGACCAGGTGCCGATGCCGAGCACCAAGAACCCGTCGGTCCCGGTCGAGCTCGACGAGCTCGTGCTGTGGTCGACGTCGCGCGACCCCGACGCGAGGCCTCGCGACGCGAAGGAGATGCTCGACCGGCTCCGGCAGATCGAACCCGAGATCCGCGGCGGTCGCATGAACACGACGCAGGCCACCTCGGTGCTCACCGGCGGCTTCCTCGCGGCACCCGCTCCGGTCGGCGCCTCGACGGCGGCGACCACGGTGCTCACGGGCACCGCGCTCGCGCCGACGCCCGTGCCGTCCCCGTCGTTCCCCCCGTCGGATGCCGACGGCGACGGCCCCGACGCTGCGGCGCTCACCACTGCGGCGGCGCACCGCCGCCGACGCGGCTACTGGATCCTCGCACTCGTGCTGCTGCTCACCGGCCTCGCCGCGGGCACCGGATGGTACTTCGGCGCCGGCCCCGGCTCCTACGCGACCGTGCCCCAGATCGTGAACGAGACCCCCGACGACGCTCGTGCCGCCCTCGTCGATGCGGGCTTCGAGGTCACCGATGCGCAACGCTCCGACCCCGAGGTCGCCGATGGACTGGTGTCGGGCAGCGATCCCGCGCCGGGCGAGCAAGCACAGCGCGGGTCGGCGCTCACGATGTACATCTCCACCGGTCCGGCGATCATCGCCGTCCCGCAGGTCGTCGGTGCTGCCGAGGCCGATGCCAGAACCCAGCTCTCGGCGTTCACGGTGAACGCGAAGTCGGTGGAGCAGTTCTCGGCCGATGTCCCCTCCGGCTCGGTCATCGCGGTGCTGGCCGCCGACGGCTCCCCCGTTCCCGACCAGTACGCGGAGCGCGGCAAGCTGAGCCTCGTCGTCTCCGTCGGTGCCGTGCCCCCGGTCGAGGGCAAGCTCGCGACCGACGCGGAGGCCGAGTTGAAGGCGGCCGGCCTGACGGTCGAGTACGCCGAACCGGTGTTCGACAACGAGGTGCCGAAGGACCACGTGAAGACGGCCGACTGGGCCGACGACCCGATGGTGCCGGGCTCGAAGGTCATGCTCACCGTCTCGAAGGGGCCCGACCTCGTCGCGGTCCCCGACGTGGTCGGCCAGTCCATGCGCGACGCCATCGCCGCGCTCGAGGCCGCGGAATTCGAGGTCAGCTACAGCCTGCCCGACGTGTTCCTCGACTTCGCCAAGGTGACCTCGACGGATCCCGCCGGGGCCGCGCAGGCACCGCGCGGCTCGACGATCACCGTCGTCGGTCAGCTCACGCTCTGACGCGGGTCTCCTGATCCGCGGCTCGGCTCCCCGTCGAACGGTCGCGACCTCACCTGCGCGCACCGGCGCGCAACGCAGAAGCGCGGCATCCGCTCATCGAGAACGGATGCCGCGCGCGCGGATGGATCAGCGGGCCGAGAGCTCCTCGGCCACGAGGAAGGCCAGCTCGAGCGACTGCATGTGGTTCAGTCGCGGGTCGCAGAGCGACTCGTACCGGGTCGCGAGCGAGGCCTCGTCGAGGTGCTCGGAGCCTCCGAGGCATTCCGTGACGTCGTCGCCCGTGAGCTCGACGTGGATGCCGCCCGGGAACGTGCCCGCTGCGCGGTGCGCCTCGAAGAAGCCCTTGACCTCGTCGACCACATCGTCGAAGCGACGTGTCTTGTAGCCGTTCGGCGTGGTGATGCCGTTGCCGTGCATCGGGTCGGTGACCCAGAGCGGCGTGGCGTCGCTGGCCTTGACGGCCTCGAGCAGGGGCGGCAGCCCGTCGCGGATCTTCGATGCGCCCATCCGGGTGATGAAGGTGAGCCGGCCGGGCTCGCGGTTCGGGTCGAGCTTGTCGATGAGCTCCAGCATGGTCTCGGGCGACGTGGTCGGGCCGAGCTTCACGCCGATCGGGTTGCGCACCCGCGACAGGAAGTCGACGTGCGCGCCATCGAGCTCGCGCGTGCGCTCGCCGATCCAGATGAAGTGCGCCGACGTGTCGTACGGCGTGCCCGTGCGGGAGTCGATGCGCGTCATCGGGCGCTCGTAGTCCATCAGCAGGCCCTCGTGGCCCGTGTAGAACTCGGTGTGCTTCAGCGCCTCGAAGTCGGCACCGCAGGCGTCCATGAACCGGACGGCACGATCGATGTCGCGCGCCATGGTCTCGTAGCGGGCGTTCGCGGGGTTCGCGGCGAAGCCCTGGTTCCACGAGTGCACCTGCCGCAGGTCGGCGAACCCGCCCTGCGTGAATGCCCGGATGAGGTTCAGCGTCGACGCGGCCATGTGGTAGCCGCGCACGAGCCGCGCCGGGTCGGCGTTGCGCGACTCGGGCGTGAAGTCGTAGCCGTTCACGATGTCGCCGCGGTAGGCGGGCAGCGTGACGTCGCCGCGGGTCTCGGTGTCGCTCGAGCGGGGCTTGGCGAACTGCCCGGCCATGCGGCCCATCTTCACGACGGGCATCGAGGCGCCGTACGTGAGCACGACGGCCATCTGCAGCACGGTCTTGACCCGGTTGCGGATCTGGTCGGCCGTGGCGCCCGCGAAGGTCTCGGCGCAGTCGCCGCCCTGCAGCAGGAAGGCCTCGCCGCGCGACGCGGCGGCGAGCCGGTCGCGCAGGTTGTCGACCTCGCCCGCGAACACCAGGGGCGGCAGCGTGGCCAGCTCGGCGGATGCCGCGGCCGCCGCTGCGGCGTCGGGCCACTGCGGCTGCTGCTTGATCGGCAGGGTGCGCCAATAGTCGAGGCCGTCGATCACGGAAGGAT
Encoded proteins:
- a CDS encoding UDP-N-acetylmuramoyl-tripeptide--D-alanyl-D-alanine ligase → MIALSLDEIAAAVGGSLRLRSTDATSATLVDGTVTTDSREIAPGDVFFAKRGEFDDGHRFAPAAADQGAALLVVEHELDLEVPQIVVEDSVVALGALATDVVARVRAHGDLKIVGVTGSNGKTTTKNLLRAVLEHVGPTVAARASYNNEVGGPITMLALAHDTKFLVAEMGASGVGEIARLVRMARPDIGIVLKVGLAHAGEFGGIEQTVRAKSEMVTDLLPTDVAVLNLDDPRVAPMAGLTEARVVTFGLGSAADVRADDLVVHARGTEFTVHVPGGESARVHFGVLGEHHVMNALAAVAASVELGVALADVVAALEQVTLAERWRMQVMGGRDDVTVINDAYNASPDSMSAAIKTLAQVKAPGTRTIAVLGEMSELGEFSGEEHDRIGLLAVRLGISQLIVVGPGARRLHITAINEGSWDGESAYVETADEAYDLVVASAQPGDTVLVKSSNSAGLRHLGDRLGEWFS
- a CDS encoding Mur ligase family protein translates to MTGSPPTALRPQHPAPRSLRGLAETFALEVRGDLGDLEVTGVVLSSNTVRTGDLYVGVPGRNAHGAQYAAAARDAGAVAVLTDAAGALLAADSGLPVLVADDARATLGDVAAWIHRTDENPATLFAVTGTNGKTSVVYLLFGILRQLGVVAGLTSTAERRIGDEAVTSSLTTPEASELHALLARMREVDVRAVGVEVSAQALSRHRVDGLVFDVAGFTNLTHDHLDDYASMDVYYEAKRDLFQPERARRGVVTVDSEWGRRLVEDSRIPVTTLTTKPDVAADWRLTVTEEQPTYTAFRLDGPDGRSLATRVPLLGWYMAANAALAIVMLVEAGYDLERIGASLGADGIDAYIPGRAERISGERGPTVYIDYGHSPDAFLQTLDAIRRTTTGRVIMVFGADGDRDTTKRADMGAIAARGADVVVITDFHPRWEDPAEIRAALIEGARAAVPDRELHEIADPRAAFRAALALAGDGDSILYAGPGHEDYHEVKGVKIPYSARDDARAALREAGWLA
- a CDS encoding peptidoglycan D,D-transpeptidase FtsI family protein — its product is MNRISRHPMRRILAAGVVLVVLVALFVVRLVDIQVVRAAALNEQADEVRSTDPIPVYGTRGEIVDRNGIVLADSVMRYDVALSPKNAKKGPIEREQPDPGDPGKTVRVKVPLEQTAAELGAIVGLTGDQVLGIVAAELADDPDSDFAYVAKLVDVDTYEKIRALDIPWVVQYPHPSRSYPNGAVGGNLLGWVGEDGAAQAGLELGQDACLASEDGEVTYIPSLQDWVEIPGTEVVHKQARNGGKLQLTIDSDLQWEVQRIAEAQRLAVGAEWATVTVMEAKTGKLLAVADVPTVDPNDPAATDSGDRGSRTFTAPFEPGSTFKAVTAASVEDAGKANPLSQIVAGYRYKVGGADVNDSFYHDDTRYTLTGVLIDSSNTGMSKFGEMLTDQQRFEYMQKFGFGRVSEVGFPAEASGDLHGDPADWDDQTRYATMFGQGLTTTAVQIASAYQTIANGGVRMPVQLVEGCTGADGKTTSPEVTGTQVISEQAARETSEMLENVYTKGWLAKDWNIPGYRVAAKTGTAQVPDGNGGYRKEYLVSVSGFAPADDPEFVVSVSIMNAVKMNSSAASAPVFQQVMSQVLKKYRTIPSGAAAPDLPETW
- the rsmH gene encoding 16S rRNA (cytosine(1402)-N(4))-methyltransferase RsmH translates to MDIERIHTPVMLERTLELLEPALRRDGAVVVDATLGMGGHTAAMLERFPSLTVIGLDRDTDALGIARERLARFGDRARFVHTVYDGILEAIGSEGYDEVDAVLFDLGVSSLQLDRAERGFAYSKDAPLDMRMDGTTGRTAADIIATYSESELRHIFQDFGEEKLSARYAKAIVKARETQPILRSAELVSIIHDATPVAVQRQGHPAKRVFQALRIEVNEELSVLQRAMPAALEGLNVGGRIVVLAYQSLEDRIVKRVLQAASTSSAPADLPMELPEHRPQFKLLVRGAELASEAEQVENPRAKPVRLRAAERVRRAT